In Brevibacillus brevis NBRC 100599, a single genomic region encodes these proteins:
- the acnA gene encoding aconitate hydratase AcnA, whose product MANKDAYKVKSSLQVGDKSFAYYRLQGLEEQGLGDVSKLPFSIKVLLEAAVRQFDGRAITKEHVQQLATWTKGRDENQEVPLMPARIVLQDFTGVPAVVDLAAMRIAMKRAGGDPKRINPLVPVDLVIDHSVMVDDFGNASALDNNMKLEFERNQERYRFLRWAQTAFDNFRAVPPATGIVHQVNLEYLATVIATREVDGELVAFPDSLVGTDSHTTMINGLGVLGWGVGGIEAEAGMLGQPLYFVTPEVVGFKLTGTLNAGATATDLALTVTQMLRKKGVVGKFVEFYGPGLSNISLADRATVANMAPEYGATMGFFPVDAETLNYMRQTGREEDLISLVETYTKAQGLFRTDETVDPVFSETLELDLSTVVPSLAGPKRPQDRVELTAMKESFNNSLRTPIEKGGFGLSEEKIAASAPVAYPNGEKATLKTGAVVIAAITSCTNTSNPSVMLGAGILAKKAVEKGLKKPAFVKSSLAPGSRVVTQYLTDAGLIDSLDAIGFNVVGYGCTTCIGNSGPLPEETSKAIADEDLTVAAVLSGNRNFEGRIHAQVKANYLASPPLVIAYALAGTVDIDLTTEPIGTGKDGQPVFLKDIWPSPQEIAAAMDKAMNPALFRAEYGQVFTQNEAWNKIDVPTGDLYEWDEKSTYIQEPPFFQNLAGEIAKIADIKAANTIALFGDSVTTDHISPAGNISPTSPAGLYLQANGVERKDFNSYGARRGSHDVMMRGTFANIRIRNQVAPGTEGGVTKYLPTDEVMSIYDASMKYQADGTPLVVLAGKEYGTGSSRDWAAKGTFLLGIKAVIAESFERIHRANLVGMGVLPLQFAGDQSWKSLGIDGTESFNIVGLSDDVQPGQRVKVEATKKDGSTFEFEVIVRLDSMVDVDYYRNGGILQTVLRQLLDEGKPVNA is encoded by the coding sequence TTGGCTAACAAAGATGCTTACAAAGTAAAGTCATCCCTGCAAGTAGGCGACAAGTCTTTTGCTTACTATCGCCTGCAAGGGTTGGAAGAACAAGGATTGGGCGATGTTTCCAAACTGCCGTTCTCCATTAAAGTTCTGCTCGAGGCTGCTGTACGTCAGTTCGACGGCCGTGCGATCACCAAAGAACACGTACAACAATTGGCGACCTGGACAAAAGGCCGCGACGAAAACCAAGAAGTTCCTCTCATGCCAGCTCGTATCGTTCTGCAAGACTTCACCGGTGTACCGGCTGTAGTTGACCTGGCAGCGATGCGCATCGCGATGAAGCGCGCTGGTGGAGATCCAAAACGAATCAACCCATTGGTTCCAGTTGACCTCGTTATCGACCACTCCGTCATGGTTGACGATTTCGGTAACGCGTCCGCTCTGGACAACAACATGAAATTGGAATTCGAACGCAACCAAGAGCGCTACCGCTTCCTGCGTTGGGCACAAACTGCGTTTGACAACTTCCGTGCGGTTCCTCCAGCTACTGGTATCGTTCACCAAGTAAACTTGGAGTACCTCGCAACTGTAATCGCTACTCGTGAAGTAGATGGCGAATTGGTTGCTTTCCCTGACTCTCTCGTAGGTACTGACTCCCACACCACTATGATCAACGGTCTTGGTGTTCTTGGATGGGGTGTTGGTGGTATCGAGGCAGAAGCAGGAATGCTCGGCCAACCTCTGTATTTCGTAACGCCAGAAGTAGTTGGTTTCAAACTGACTGGCACACTGAATGCTGGTGCAACTGCAACTGACCTCGCTCTGACTGTTACGCAAATGCTTCGTAAAAAAGGCGTTGTAGGTAAATTCGTGGAGTTCTACGGACCAGGCCTGTCCAACATCTCGCTGGCTGACCGCGCTACCGTAGCAAACATGGCACCTGAGTACGGCGCTACAATGGGCTTCTTCCCAGTAGATGCTGAAACACTCAACTACATGCGTCAAACTGGTCGTGAAGAAGACCTCATCTCCTTGGTTGAGACTTACACCAAAGCACAAGGCCTCTTCCGTACTGACGAGACTGTTGACCCAGTATTCTCCGAAACATTGGAACTGGATCTGTCCACAGTCGTACCTAGCTTGGCTGGTCCAAAACGTCCTCAAGACCGCGTAGAACTGACTGCTATGAAGGAATCCTTCAATAACAGCCTCCGTACGCCGATCGAAAAAGGCGGATTTGGTCTCTCTGAAGAGAAAATCGCAGCTAGCGCACCAGTTGCTTATCCAAACGGTGAAAAAGCTACGCTGAAAACAGGTGCTGTTGTAATCGCAGCGATCACTTCCTGTACCAATACATCAAATCCTAGCGTAATGCTGGGTGCTGGTATCCTGGCGAAAAAAGCTGTGGAAAAAGGCCTGAAAAAGCCTGCTTTCGTAAAAAGCTCCCTGGCTCCAGGTTCCCGCGTAGTTACACAATACCTGACTGACGCTGGTCTGATCGACTCCTTGGATGCTATCGGATTCAACGTAGTAGGTTATGGTTGCACCACTTGCATCGGTAACTCCGGTCCATTGCCAGAGGAAACCAGCAAAGCTATCGCAGACGAAGATCTGACAGTTGCAGCGGTACTCTCCGGTAACCGTAACTTCGAAGGTCGTATCCATGCACAGGTAAAAGCGAACTACCTCGCTTCTCCTCCATTGGTTATCGCCTATGCACTGGCAGGTACTGTAGATATCGACCTGACTACAGAGCCAATCGGCACTGGCAAAGACGGTCAACCTGTATTCTTGAAAGACATCTGGCCATCTCCACAAGAGATCGCAGCTGCAATGGACAAAGCGATGAATCCTGCTCTGTTCCGCGCTGAGTACGGCCAAGTGTTCACGCAAAACGAAGCTTGGAACAAAATCGACGTTCCAACTGGCGACCTGTACGAGTGGGATGAAAAATCCACGTACATCCAAGAACCGCCATTCTTCCAAAACCTGGCTGGAGAAATCGCTAAGATCGCAGACATCAAAGCAGCGAACACCATCGCACTCTTCGGTGATTCTGTGACAACTGACCATATCTCCCCAGCAGGTAACATCTCGCCAACTAGCCCAGCAGGTCTGTATCTGCAAGCAAACGGCGTAGAGCGCAAAGACTTCAACTCCTACGGTGCTCGTCGTGGTAGCCACGATGTAATGATGCGCGGTACATTTGCAAACATCCGTATCCGCAACCAAGTAGCTCCTGGAACTGAGGGCGGCGTAACCAAATACTTGCCAACTGACGAAGTAATGTCCATCTACGATGCTTCCATGAAGTATCAAGCAGACGGTACTCCACTCGTTGTACTGGCTGGTAAAGAGTACGGTACTGGTTCTTCCCGTGACTGGGCAGCAAAAGGTACATTCCTCTTGGGTATCAAAGCAGTTATCGCTGAGAGCTTCGAGCGTATCCACCGTGCTAACCTGGTTGGTATGGGCGTTCTGCCTCTGCAATTCGCTGGTGACCAAAGCTGGAAGTCCCTCGGCATCGACGGTACTGAGTCCTTCAACATTGTAGGTCTCTCCGATGATGTTCAACCTGGTCAACGCGTAAAAGTAGAAGCAACGAAGAAAGACGGAAGCACTTTCGAATTCGAAGTAATCGTGCGCCTCGATTCCATGGTAGACGTAGACTACTACCGCAATGGTGGTATCCTGCAAACGGTTCTGCGTCAATTGCTGGATGAAGGCAAACCAGTAAACGCGTAA
- a CDS encoding SPL family radical SAM protein, translating to MKSILSYKVPKTLLNKGSGFLADYTHSLNPYTGCSFACSYCYVRQMPVSLFRNEQWGTWVDIKQQAADLLRKELLRAKKKGKVTIFMSSSTDPYQPIEQTEKVTRSLLEVMVENPPDFLLVQTRSPLVWRDADLLLLLGDRVRVSMTVETDLEEIRRHFSPQAPPIQARLKTLQRLAEAGIPTQATIAPVLPSSESFPEILRPLVTRVCVDDFYMGDGSGGKRTKRNGIPALYEQLGLEQWYDPSAYRIVHDRLLRVFPPDQIYLSQEGFAP from the coding sequence ATGAAAAGCATCCTTTCCTATAAAGTGCCGAAAACCCTCCTTAATAAAGGAAGCGGATTTCTTGCGGATTACACCCATTCGCTCAATCCGTATACTGGCTGTTCTTTCGCCTGCTCCTATTGCTATGTTCGGCAAATGCCTGTCTCTTTGTTTCGCAACGAGCAATGGGGCACGTGGGTAGATATCAAACAGCAAGCTGCCGATTTATTGCGCAAGGAGCTTTTGCGGGCTAAGAAAAAAGGAAAGGTGACCATCTTCATGTCTTCGAGTACAGACCCATACCAGCCCATCGAACAAACGGAAAAGGTAACGAGGTCTTTACTCGAAGTCATGGTAGAGAATCCACCTGATTTTTTGCTGGTGCAGACTCGAAGTCCCTTGGTTTGGCGGGATGCCGATTTGTTGCTCCTGTTGGGTGATCGCGTCCGCGTCAGCATGACTGTCGAGACCGATTTGGAGGAGATTCGCAGGCACTTTAGCCCACAAGCTCCCCCTATTCAAGCGCGACTCAAAACACTCCAGCGCTTGGCGGAAGCAGGCATCCCTACACAAGCAACGATTGCCCCTGTTTTACCGAGCAGTGAGTCATTCCCGGAGATTTTGCGTCCCCTGGTCACCCGTGTTTGTGTCGACGATTTTTATATGGGAGATGGAAGCGGCGGTAAGCGCACGAAAAGAAACGGCATTCCCGCCCTCTATGAACAGCTTGGACTGGAGCAATGGTACGATCCTTCCGCCTATCGGATCGTCCATGATCGGCTATTACGTGTTTTTCCCCCGGATCAGATTTATTTGAGTCAGGAAGGCTTCGCCCCTTAG
- a CDS encoding response regulator transcription factor, whose product MTTIMVVDDDPHIRELVSVFLRNEGFTIVEAVDGQEALDKLESVAAQLVILDIMMPNMDGWELCRKLREHYDFPLLMLTAKGETSQKIKGFELGTDDYLVKPFDPQELVVRVKALLKRYRIAASHQVQAGKLILDRKTFAVASGTKTWTIPLKEFEMLFKLASYPGQTISREQLIEQIWGYDFEGNERTVDVHINRLRERFPEAMYGFLIRTVRGLGYRLEIVV is encoded by the coding sequence GTGACCACGATTATGGTAGTCGACGACGATCCGCATATTCGCGAGCTCGTCAGCGTCTTCTTGCGCAATGAAGGCTTTACGATAGTGGAAGCCGTTGACGGACAGGAGGCACTGGACAAACTGGAGTCGGTTGCCGCACAACTGGTGATTCTTGACATCATGATGCCGAACATGGACGGCTGGGAGCTGTGTCGAAAACTTCGCGAGCATTATGATTTTCCCTTGCTCATGCTGACTGCCAAGGGAGAGACCTCGCAAAAAATCAAAGGTTTTGAGTTAGGGACAGACGATTATTTGGTGAAGCCGTTTGATCCGCAGGAGCTGGTCGTCCGGGTAAAAGCGCTGCTCAAGCGCTACCGGATTGCCGCTTCGCATCAGGTTCAAGCAGGAAAACTCATACTTGATCGTAAAACATTTGCAGTCGCCAGTGGCACGAAAACATGGACGATTCCACTAAAGGAGTTCGAGATGTTGTTCAAACTGGCCAGCTATCCCGGGCAGACCATTTCCCGTGAGCAGCTGATCGAACAAATATGGGGCTATGATTTTGAAGGAAATGAGCGGACAGTAGACGTGCATATCAACCGATTGCGGGAGCGTTTTCCGGAAGCGATGTACGGCTTTTTGATCCGGACGGTCCGGGGACTTGGTTATCGTTTGGAGATTGTCGTATGA
- a CDS encoding ThiF family adenylyltransferase yields the protein MDTRYSRQILFHPIGRSGQEKLGQSRVAIVGMGALGTVLSNHMVRAGVGFVRIIDRDFVEPSNLQRQMLYDESDAAEHLPKAIAAHAKLTKINSAVTIEPIVADLTAYNAEELLADVDLVLDATDNFQVRYLVNDVCVKHSIPWVYGGAVSATGTFTAIRPGITPCLRCLFPEAPNPGEMPTCDTAGVIGPIIHIVASYQATEAFKLLVGAIDELNPNLEHFEIWHNRHQQIKVVNARRDDCPTCGEKQFSFLQPDTQDGQAVSLCGRDTVQISPAAAMTLDLHALATRLSPLGQVEQNKFLLRFRVDTYTLVIFPDGRVLVQGTDDVSLARSLHAKYIGA from the coding sequence TTGGATACTCGCTATTCCCGTCAAATATTGTTTCATCCGATCGGGCGCAGTGGACAAGAAAAACTCGGTCAAAGCCGTGTAGCCATTGTCGGCATGGGAGCGCTCGGAACGGTTCTCTCCAATCATATGGTTCGGGCTGGAGTAGGTTTTGTCCGCATCATTGACCGCGACTTCGTCGAGCCGAGCAACCTACAGCGTCAAATGCTCTACGATGAATCCGATGCAGCCGAGCATTTGCCAAAGGCAATCGCCGCCCACGCCAAGCTGACGAAGATCAACTCAGCCGTTACCATCGAACCGATCGTCGCAGACCTCACCGCTTACAATGCGGAGGAATTGCTGGCAGATGTCGATCTCGTTTTGGATGCGACAGATAATTTTCAGGTGAGATACCTCGTGAACGATGTTTGCGTTAAACATAGTATTCCGTGGGTGTACGGTGGCGCTGTGAGTGCGACCGGAACCTTTACCGCGATTCGTCCGGGAATCACACCTTGCTTGCGCTGTCTTTTCCCTGAAGCGCCAAACCCGGGTGAGATGCCTACCTGTGACACGGCTGGCGTCATCGGACCGATCATTCACATCGTCGCCTCCTATCAGGCAACGGAAGCATTCAAACTGTTAGTAGGCGCAATCGATGAGCTCAATCCGAATCTGGAGCACTTTGAGATTTGGCATAACCGCCATCAGCAAATCAAGGTGGTCAATGCCCGCCGAGACGACTGTCCGACATGTGGGGAGAAGCAATTTTCGTTTTTGCAGCCGGATACCCAAGATGGACAAGCCGTTTCGCTTTGCGGTCGAGACACCGTACAAATCTCACCCGCCGCTGCAATGACACTTGATCTGCATGCATTGGCAACTAGACTTTCCCCTTTGGGACAAGTCGAACAAAACAAGTTTTTGCTGCGTTTCCGTGTTGATACGTACACACTCGTTATTTTCCCGGATGGTCGCGTCCTCGTGCAAGGCACAGATGACGTCAGCCTGGCACGTTCGCTTCATGCCAAGTATATCGGCGCGTAA
- a CDS encoding methylated-DNA--[protein]-cysteine S-methyltransferase, translating into METKKDQTVRWSILRHGDWSIYLAATASGLCYVGSVNQPFAELEAWVEKHRPHSALVQDDPWLKPFATELMEYLQGMREHFSMDCDLSGTPFQLAVWEALRQIPYGQTASYTDIANIIEKPAAVRAVGAAIGANPVLITVPCHRVVGKNGSLTGYRGGLPMKTTLLNLEKKSNRGVKHG; encoded by the coding sequence ATGGAAACGAAGAAGGATCAGACGGTACGTTGGTCAATACTGAGACATGGGGATTGGAGCATTTATTTGGCTGCAACGGCTTCCGGGCTTTGTTATGTCGGCTCAGTCAACCAGCCTTTTGCTGAATTGGAAGCGTGGGTTGAAAAGCATCGCCCACACAGTGCACTAGTGCAAGACGATCCGTGGCTAAAGCCTTTTGCAACAGAACTTATGGAGTATTTGCAGGGGATGCGCGAGCATTTTTCCATGGATTGCGACCTGTCTGGAACGCCTTTTCAGCTTGCTGTCTGGGAGGCACTGCGCCAAATCCCATACGGTCAAACGGCATCGTACACCGACATTGCGAACATCATTGAAAAGCCCGCTGCTGTTCGTGCCGTCGGTGCCGCAATCGGTGCCAATCCGGTTCTCATTACAGTCCCCTGCCACCGTGTCGTCGGTAAAAATGGTTCACTAACTGGCTATCGCGGAGGACTGCCCATGAAGACAACTCTGCTCAATCTGGAGAAAAAATCAAATCGGGGTGTGAAGCATGGCTAA
- a CDS encoding ABC transporter ATP-binding protein → MEQTNSVAKWGNWRPFFRLIRGTKPSKLKIGVALFMSIATTLVSLVIPLFTKDLVDGFSLSTITTPQIILLIVAFVAQAIAGGLSIYLLNHVGESVVASLRERLWKKLLVLPISYYDNNRTGDTISRMTNDTGVVKSLITEHLSSFFTGLITIVGSVVTLLYLDWQMTLTMLIAVPLCIGILMPLGSQMYKISKGLQNETASFTTIMNQVLQEMRLVKSSNAETHELGMGTKAIGNLFRFGLREGKVQAVIGPLMSFILMVLLVVVIGYGGMRVSMGALTAGELVAFILYLVQIVIPLGQFTQFFTSLQKAMGATERIIATLDAEEEDLLTGRTLENAGLPIHLSHVSFAYENGEKILDDVSFTIGAGKVNAIVGPSGSGKTTLFSLVERYYQPISGEIRLGNEPVTDFSLKSWRSQIGYVSQESPLIAGTIRENICYGISRTISDEELKEAAKMAYADQFIEELPNGYETEVGERGMKLSGGQRQRIGIARALLRDPQILMLDEATSSLDSNSEMIVQKALQNLMKGRTTLVIAHRLSTVVEADQIIFLEKGKITGMGTHEELYQTHEMYRELASQQLLVKERV, encoded by the coding sequence ATGGAACAAACCAATAGCGTAGCGAAATGGGGAAACTGGCGGCCTTTTTTTCGATTAATAAGGGGAACAAAGCCATCCAAGCTAAAAATCGGTGTCGCATTGTTCATGAGCATCGCCACCACACTGGTGAGCTTAGTGATTCCACTGTTTACGAAGGATTTGGTGGACGGTTTTTCCCTGTCGACGATCACCACACCACAAATCATTCTATTGATCGTTGCCTTTGTCGCACAAGCCATTGCAGGCGGGTTATCCATCTACTTATTAAATCATGTCGGCGAGAGTGTGGTGGCCTCACTCCGTGAACGACTATGGAAAAAATTGCTCGTCCTGCCGATCTCTTATTATGATAACAACCGGACAGGTGATACGATCAGTCGAATGACCAACGATACCGGCGTTGTGAAAAGCCTGATTACAGAGCACCTGTCCAGCTTTTTCACAGGATTGATCACGATTGTTGGTTCTGTGGTGACCTTGCTCTACCTCGATTGGCAAATGACGTTAACCATGCTCATTGCTGTACCGCTGTGCATCGGGATTCTCATGCCGCTTGGCAGTCAGATGTACAAAATTTCGAAAGGTCTGCAAAATGAGACTGCCAGCTTTACAACCATTATGAATCAAGTGCTCCAAGAGATGCGGCTTGTCAAATCTTCGAATGCCGAAACCCACGAACTGGGAATGGGAACAAAGGCAATCGGAAATTTGTTCCGATTCGGGTTAAGAGAAGGAAAAGTCCAAGCCGTCATTGGACCGCTAATGTCCTTTATCCTGATGGTGCTGCTCGTAGTTGTGATCGGCTATGGTGGCATGCGCGTGTCCATGGGAGCATTGACAGCTGGTGAACTGGTTGCGTTTATTTTGTATCTGGTGCAAATTGTCATCCCACTGGGGCAATTCACACAGTTTTTCACCTCGTTACAAAAAGCCATGGGGGCAACCGAAAGAATCATTGCGACTCTCGACGCCGAAGAAGAAGATCTTTTGACAGGACGGACGCTTGAAAACGCGGGACTGCCCATCCATTTGAGCCATGTGAGCTTCGCCTATGAGAACGGGGAAAAGATTCTCGATGATGTCAGCTTTACGATTGGGGCAGGAAAAGTAAATGCGATTGTCGGACCGAGCGGTAGCGGCAAGACGACGTTGTTTTCCTTGGTTGAAAGGTATTACCAGCCAATCAGTGGAGAAATCAGGCTGGGCAATGAACCCGTCACAGATTTTTCCTTGAAGTCATGGAGAAGTCAAATCGGCTACGTGTCCCAGGAAAGTCCATTGATCGCCGGAACCATCCGAGAAAATATTTGCTACGGGATTTCACGGACGATTAGTGACGAGGAGCTGAAGGAAGCGGCCAAGATGGCCTATGCGGATCAATTTATTGAGGAATTGCCGAATGGCTATGAGACAGAAGTAGGGGAGCGAGGCATGAAGCTATCGGGTGGACAGCGACAACGAATCGGCATTGCCCGTGCACTGCTTCGCGACCCGCAAATCTTGATGCTGGATGAAGCTACCTCTAGTTTGGACAGCAATTCCGAGATGATTGTCCAGAAGGCATTGCAAAATTTGATGAAGGGACGTACCACCCTTGTGATTGCCCATCGCTTGTCGACTGTGGTGGAAGCAGATCAAATCATCTTTTTGGAAAAGGGAAAAATCACAGGTATGGGTACACATGAAGAGCTTTATCAAACCCATGAGATGTACCGGGAATTAGCTAGCCAGCAATTGCTCGTAAAAGAGAGGGTGTAG
- a CDS encoding sensor histidine kinase gives MKKRRQDEHSYILLKKIVGVVGICAVFALCGLGAYGITTLFYSYMGYHLNDLVKVLIHSVLNCLLFIGVGIIISFFTMSRHRGRFQPLIDALRRIAMGDFRVNLDIKLANEWGELVDGINHVAEQLNEMEKLRQEFISNVSHEIQSPLTSISGFARALHNERLRPEERIRYLEIIESESKRLSKISDNLLKLTALEGIQHDLERKRYRLDTQLRALILASEPQWMAKEIEMDIDLEKVEIVADEDMLSQVWTNLLGNSIKFTEAGGKISVKLKTVNGEVLVKITDTGIGISKENQERIFERFFKADPSRNRTNSGSGLGLAIVKKIIDLHHATIVVESEEGKGTTFTITFIQTA, from the coding sequence ATGAAAAAGAGGCGACAAGACGAACATTCCTATATTTTGCTGAAAAAAATCGTAGGAGTTGTGGGTATATGTGCGGTTTTTGCCTTGTGCGGGCTAGGTGCATACGGGATTACCACTCTCTTTTATAGCTATATGGGCTATCATCTCAATGATCTTGTAAAAGTGTTGATCCATTCCGTTTTGAACTGCCTGTTGTTTATTGGGGTTGGGATAATTATTTCTTTCTTCACCATGTCAAGGCATCGAGGCAGGTTTCAACCATTGATTGATGCGCTCAGACGAATTGCCATGGGGGATTTTCGAGTCAATCTCGACATCAAGCTGGCGAATGAATGGGGGGAGCTGGTGGACGGCATTAACCATGTCGCGGAACAATTAAATGAAATGGAGAAGCTACGTCAGGAGTTCATCTCCAATGTTTCCCACGAAATTCAATCACCTTTGACGTCCATTAGCGGGTTTGCTCGCGCCCTGCATAATGAAAGACTTCGCCCAGAAGAGCGCATTCGTTACCTGGAGATTATCGAATCGGAAAGCAAGCGGCTGTCCAAGATCAGCGACAACCTGCTTAAGCTAACTGCGCTAGAGGGCATCCAGCATGATTTGGAGCGGAAGCGGTATCGGTTGGACACGCAGCTACGCGCACTGATCCTCGCCAGCGAGCCGCAATGGATGGCGAAAGAGATTGAAATGGACATAGACCTGGAAAAAGTCGAAATCGTAGCCGACGAGGATATGCTGAGTCAAGTCTGGACCAACTTGCTTGGGAACAGCATCAAATTCACCGAGGCAGGCGGGAAAATCAGCGTAAAGCTGAAGACGGTAAACGGTGAAGTGCTCGTGAAAATAACCGACACGGGAATCGGGATATCCAAGGAAAATCAGGAGCGCATTTTCGAAAGATTTTTCAAGGCAGACCCATCGCGGAACAGAACCAATTCGGGCAGCGGTCTGGGGCTGGCGATCGTGAAAAAAATAATCGATTTGCATCATGCTACGATTGTCGTTGAGAGTGAAGAAGGGAAAGGTACCACGTTTACGATTACCTTTATTCAAACGGCATAA
- a CDS encoding molybdenum cofactor biosynthesis protein: MTITILLFAGLAERANAREVQLTLSEGATVSDLLQAVEKEYPALSALLGSCFVSINHEYAAKNQVISADDEIALLPPVSGGEENPRFAITEEPISADKLVRLVSNPHAGAILTFVGTVREFTHGQRTVYLSYEAYAPMAVEKMKQVAAEIEERWPGAQVAMHHRIGHLTVEEIAVVCAVATAHRNESFEAGRYAIERLKQIVPIWKKEMWEDGSEWKGHQQGPWNPLAMPEGKVE; encoded by the coding sequence TTGACCATTACGATCTTGTTATTTGCCGGACTCGCCGAACGTGCGAATGCCCGGGAAGTACAGTTGACCTTATCTGAAGGTGCTACCGTTAGCGATCTTCTGCAAGCAGTGGAAAAAGAATATCCTGCGCTCTCTGCGCTTTTGGGCAGTTGCTTTGTCTCCATCAACCATGAATATGCAGCGAAAAATCAGGTCATTTCAGCCGACGACGAGATTGCCCTCTTACCTCCAGTAAGCGGCGGAGAAGAAAACCCGCGCTTTGCCATTACCGAGGAGCCTATTTCTGCGGACAAGCTCGTTCGTCTGGTGAGCAACCCGCACGCGGGTGCGATCCTTACTTTTGTCGGAACTGTTCGGGAATTTACCCATGGTCAGCGCACCGTGTATTTGTCCTATGAAGCATATGCGCCTATGGCTGTTGAAAAAATGAAGCAGGTCGCAGCTGAGATCGAGGAACGCTGGCCGGGAGCGCAAGTCGCGATGCACCATCGTATCGGTCATTTGACTGTGGAAGAGATTGCAGTTGTCTGTGCCGTTGCAACAGCGCATCGCAATGAATCGTTTGAAGCAGGCCGCTATGCCATCGAACGACTCAAGCAGATTGTTCCTATTTGGAAAAAAGAAATGTGGGAAGATGGAAGCGAGTGGAAGGGACATCAACAAGGACCGTGGAATCCGCTTGCGATGCCAGAAGGAAAGGTGGAGTAA
- a CDS encoding 2OG-Fe(II) oxygenase gives MAKSVTERIAALDWQSMQQELDEQGYAAFPSLISADACEELIAMYGQDELFRNTIQMARYRFGEGEYRYYQAPLPSLLQELREGFYPMLAQTANRWLELLGREAIYPATLPEFLAHCHDQGQLRSTPLILKYETGGYNCLHQDMYGEVFFPFQVVFALNQKEKDYRGGEFLLMEQRPRAQSRGHVITLDQGAGLIFPTSYRPVQGTRGYYKNTLRHGVSTITSGKRYSLGIIFHDAK, from the coding sequence ATGGCTAAATCAGTGACAGAAAGGATTGCTGCACTTGACTGGCAATCCATGCAACAGGAGCTGGATGAACAAGGGTATGCTGCTTTTCCTTCCTTAATAAGCGCGGATGCGTGCGAAGAATTAATCGCTATGTACGGACAGGATGAGCTTTTTCGCAATACGATCCAGATGGCGCGGTACCGTTTCGGTGAAGGCGAGTATCGCTATTATCAGGCTCCCCTTCCCTCGCTTTTGCAGGAGCTTCGCGAAGGCTTTTATCCGATGCTTGCGCAGACTGCAAATCGGTGGCTGGAACTGCTTGGTCGCGAAGCTATTTATCCTGCTACCCTCCCTGAATTTTTGGCCCACTGTCACGATCAGGGTCAGCTGCGCTCTACTCCATTAATTTTGAAATACGAAACAGGTGGCTATAATTGCTTGCATCAGGATATGTACGGCGAGGTGTTCTTCCCGTTTCAAGTGGTTTTTGCCTTGAATCAGAAGGAGAAGGACTACAGGGGCGGAGAATTTCTACTGATGGAGCAACGACCGCGCGCGCAGAGCCGGGGACATGTGATAACCTTGGACCAAGGCGCTGGTCTGATTTTCCCGACATCCTACCGTCCTGTGCAGGGTACGCGAGGCTACTATAAAAATACGCTGCGCCACGGTGTCAGCACGATTACCTCAGGAAAGCGCTACAGCCTCGGAATTATTTTTCATGATGCAAAGTGA
- the moaC gene encoding cyclic pyranopterin monophosphate synthase MoaC: MTDQLTHFNEQNRARMVDVSEKDVTKRVAVAESQISMKPETLARIREGRIEKGDVLAVAQVAGVMAAKKTWEIIPMCHPLPLTGIDIQFAFEDETTLAITGTVKTTGKTGVEMEALTAVSVAALTVYDMCKAMDKEMIIGPTSLQSKTGGKSGDFHRGEK, translated from the coding sequence ATGACTGATCAATTAACACATTTTAATGAACAAAATCGAGCTCGGATGGTAGACGTGTCCGAGAAGGACGTCACAAAACGGGTGGCTGTAGCCGAGAGCCAAATCAGCATGAAACCCGAAACCCTCGCCCGTATCCGCGAAGGTCGAATCGAAAAGGGCGATGTACTCGCCGTAGCGCAGGTAGCAGGTGTCATGGCTGCCAAAAAAACGTGGGAAATCATCCCGATGTGTCATCCGCTGCCATTGACTGGCATCGACATACAATTTGCTTTTGAGGACGAAACGACGCTTGCGATTACAGGAACCGTGAAGACGACAGGGAAAACAGGCGTCGAGATGGAGGCATTGACCGCTGTAAGCGTAGCGGCTTTGACGGTGTATGACATGTGCAAAGCCATGGATAAAGAAATGATAATCGGTCCGACCAGTCTGCAATCCAAAACAGGCGGAAAAAGCGGCGATTTCCATCGGGGAGAGAAGTAA